A window from Solanum stenotomum isolate F172 chromosome 7, ASM1918654v1, whole genome shotgun sequence encodes these proteins:
- the LOC125869965 gene encoding uncharacterized protein LOC125869965, with product MSNLSKLEFVALDISRKNYLSWVLDAEIHLTAKGLSDCIIEGNKASSQDKAKAMIFLRHHLDESLKVEFLTVKDQLELWIGLKGRYDHLKATVLPRDRYEWIHLRLHDYKIVIEYNSVVFRITSQLKLCGETVKDEDMLEKTLTTFHASNMILQQQYREKGFQKYSELISCLLVAKQHNDLLMKKHEARLTESAPLPRHTR from the coding sequence ATGTCGAATTTGTCAAAGCTTGAATTTGTGGCACTTGACATTTCTAGAAAGAACTATTTGTCATGGGTACTTGATGCTGAAATTCACCTTACCGCTAAGGGTCTTAGTGATTGTATAATCGAAGGAAATAAGGCATCAAGTCAGGATAAAGCGAAAGCTATGATTTTCCTTCGTCATCATCTTGATGAAAGCCTAAAGGTTGAATTCTTAACAGTGAAAGATCAACTTGAATTGTGGATAGGTTTGAAAGGGAGGTATGACCACCTCAAGGCAACTGTATTGCCAAGGGATCGTTATGAGTGGATTCACTTACGGCTTCACGATTATAAAATCGTAATTGAGTATAACTCTGTTGTATTTAGAATAACTTCCCAATTGAAATTATGTGGGGAAACTGTAAAAGATGAGGACATGTTGGAAAAGACACTAACTACTTTCCATGCCTCTAATATGATATTACAACAGCAATATCGTGAAAAAGGTTTTCAGAAATACTCTGAACTGATCTCATGCCTTTTGGTGGCTAAGCAGCATAATGACCTTTTAATGAAAAAGCATGAAGCCCGTCTCACTGAAAGTGCTCCATTACCGAGGCACACGAGGTAG